The proteins below come from a single Methanothrix thermoacetophila PT genomic window:
- the hsp20 gene encoding archaeal heat shock protein Hsp20, which translates to MWRRRYPSIFDIFESFMRGFPFERKERFEEDWFLSPFEEMIKRFESEMPKEFRELVREEETPEGKVRRYGPFVYGFSYVVEPGKEPIFREFGNIRPSYRGIEASIGREPLVDIMEEKDSYKIFVELPGVDKSNIKLDVAEDSVEIRTDDEKKFYKMIQLERPVDPDSAKAIYNNGVLTLTLEKKEKRKGKEVKIE; encoded by the coding sequence ATGTGGAGGAGAAGGTATCCATCGATCTTTGATATCTTCGAGAGCTTCATGAGAGGATTCCCGTTCGAGCGGAAGGAGCGCTTTGAGGAGGACTGGTTCCTGTCCCCCTTTGAGGAGATGATAAAGAGGTTCGAGAGCGAGATGCCGAAGGAGTTCAGGGAGCTTGTAAGAGAGGAGGAGACTCCTGAGGGCAAGGTCAGAAGGTACGGGCCGTTTGTCTACGGCTTCAGCTACGTGGTCGAGCCAGGGAAGGAGCCGATCTTCAGGGAGTTCGGCAACATCAGGCCGTCCTATCGCGGCATCGAGGCCAGCATAGGTCGCGAGCCTCTCGTCGATATAATGGAGGAGAAGGACAGCTACAAGATCTTCGTGGAGCTGCCTGGTGTGGACAAGTCCAACATCAAGCTTGATGTCGCCGAGGACAGCGTCGAGATAAGGACAGATGACGAGAAGAAGTTCTACAAGATGATCCAGCTGGAGCGCCCGGTCGATCCGGACAGCGCAAAGGCCATCTACAACAACGGCGTGCTCACCCTGACGCTCGAGAAGAAGGAGAAGCGGAAGGGCAAGGAGGTCAAGATAGAGTAA
- a CDS encoding winged helix-turn-helix domain-containing protein gives MKEDSWSSRPDHPDVSSSEARWWESAEDHKFALEVLQLPLRRKMLRFIGLKARSRDEIEREFGLSEEQARYHLAMLEKGLVVEKVGESYRPTITGRLYLEKVDARIL, from the coding sequence ATGAAGGAGGACAGCTGGAGCTCCAGGCCAGATCATCCCGATGTCTCATCCTCTGAAGCCAGGTGGTGGGAGTCCGCTGAGGATCACAAATTTGCCCTGGAGGTTTTGCAGCTACCGCTGCGGCGGAAGATGCTGAGGTTCATAGGTCTGAAGGCCAGGAGCAGGGACGAGATCGAGAGGGAGTTTGGATTGAGCGAGGAGCAGGCCAGATACCATCTCGCGATGCTCGAAAAGGGGCTGGTTGTTGAGAAGGTGGGCGAGAGCTACAGGCCCACGATCACCGGCAGGCTCTATCTGGAAAAGGTGGACGCTCGAATCCTTTAA
- a CDS encoding DUF367 family protein encodes MDLLIYHANQCDPKKCTGRKLARFGIARLTHRISDLRGYLILSPFSERALSPADRYSCRGLAALDCSWAEAERVFERIHANTRALPFLLAANPVNFGRPFRLSTAEALAAALFILGEREQASLVLSKFSWGHTFFELNREPLEEYAAAKDSAEVVRIQSEYI; translated from the coding sequence ATGGATCTCCTGATATATCACGCAAACCAGTGCGATCCGAAGAAGTGCACGGGAAGAAAGCTGGCGCGCTTTGGAATCGCAAGATTGACTCACAGGATCTCCGATCTCAGAGGTTATCTGATTCTAAGCCCGTTTTCTGAGAGGGCGCTCTCTCCAGCAGATAGATACTCATGTAGAGGGCTCGCGGCCCTCGACTGCAGCTGGGCTGAGGCTGAGAGGGTCTTCGAGAGGATTCATGCAAACACAAGAGCCCTGCCATTTCTCCTGGCTGCAAACCCTGTGAACTTCGGCAGGCCCTTCAGGTTATCAACTGCGGAAGCGCTTGCAGCTGCGCTTTTCATTTTAGGCGAGCGGGAGCAGGCATCCCTTGTTCTCTCGAAGTTCTCCTGGGGGCATACATTCTTCGAGCTCAACAGAGAGCCCCTCGAGGAGTACGCAGCTGCAAAGGACAGCGCTGAGGTCGTGAGGATACAGAGCGAGTACATATAG
- a CDS encoding valine--tRNA ligase, protein MPMSEISKEYNFKEVEEKWIERWDPSVYYFDWGSEKPQYIIDTPPPYPTGNFHIGNALNWCYIDFVARYKRMRGYNVMFPQGWDCHGLPTEVKVEETYHITKNQVPREEFRRLCEEMTAQAIERMRRTITRLGISTDWSNEYITMKPEYYVKTQRSFVQMYEKGMIYREDHPVNWCPRCATAIAFAEVEYDTRTTTLNYMRFESDHGCLEIATTRPELLPACVAVAVNPNDERHIGFVGKSVKVPLFDYEVPVLSDPAVDPSFGTGVVMICTFGDKQDVRWWVEHKLPLRQAIDREGRLTEIAGKFGGMSITEAKKAIVDEMLSRGIIYRQEPLEQNVGLCWRCKTPIEILSERQWFVRIYPDVIIKTADEIEWVPEHMKLRLKNWTGTMEWDWCISRQRVFATPIPAWYCKRCGEVMVAKEEWLPLDPTKTQPPVSCSCGSNEFEPEEDVLDTWMDSSISALHVTGWLSREDPRYPAQLRPQGHDIIRTWAFYTILRSMALVGVKPWETILINGMVLGEDGRKMSKSLNNFVIPEEVFEKNGADALRQWAALGGSPGSDVMFQWKEIVAASRFQQKLWSIYRFAAPFASDTDAPFTQIDRWLLGELGMLVSKVTDAMEAFQFDEAFRAIRAFTWEVLADDYIEIVKSRLYGPDSDERRAAQATLYRVLDVLCRLMAPFIPFITEEIYTSLTGKSVHTQSWPSLETYTSPEGALIREIAAAIRRYKSERGMALNAPLSGIEIYTELELETFDLRGVANAPIQLRKGQPEIESRAVAVKPVMRFIGPRYKDQAGKIIKKLTSMDPADVERMLASGRVEIEGAEITPEMVEIVRETLSMGEAVDVLRLDRATLLIRRSS, encoded by the coding sequence ATCCCGATGAGCGAGATCTCCAAGGAGTACAACTTCAAAGAGGTAGAGGAGAAGTGGATTGAGAGGTGGGATCCATCCGTCTATTACTTCGACTGGGGATCGGAGAAGCCGCAGTACATAATCGATACGCCCCCACCCTATCCCACCGGGAACTTCCATATTGGGAACGCCCTCAACTGGTGCTACATCGACTTCGTGGCCAGGTACAAGCGCATGCGTGGCTACAACGTGATGTTTCCTCAGGGATGGGACTGTCATGGCCTTCCGACAGAGGTCAAGGTCGAGGAGACGTATCACATAACAAAGAACCAGGTACCGAGAGAGGAGTTCCGCAGGCTCTGCGAGGAGATGACCGCTCAGGCGATAGAGAGGATGAGGCGCACGATAACACGCCTCGGGATTTCAACAGACTGGTCGAACGAGTACATCACGATGAAGCCTGAGTACTACGTGAAGACGCAGCGATCCTTCGTGCAGATGTACGAGAAGGGTATGATATACAGAGAGGATCACCCCGTCAACTGGTGCCCGAGATGCGCCACAGCCATAGCATTTGCAGAGGTCGAGTATGACACCAGAACGACAACACTGAACTACATGCGCTTCGAATCTGATCATGGCTGCCTGGAGATCGCCACAACGAGACCTGAGCTCCTGCCCGCGTGTGTCGCTGTTGCTGTCAACCCGAACGACGAGCGGCATATCGGATTCGTCGGGAAGAGTGTGAAGGTCCCTCTATTCGATTACGAGGTCCCTGTCCTCTCAGATCCTGCCGTCGATCCATCATTCGGCACGGGCGTGGTCATGATCTGCACGTTCGGCGACAAGCAGGACGTCCGCTGGTGGGTCGAGCACAAACTCCCTCTAAGGCAGGCGATAGATCGGGAGGGGAGGCTGACCGAGATCGCCGGGAAGTTCGGTGGCATGAGCATCACAGAGGCGAAGAAGGCGATAGTGGATGAGATGCTCTCAAGGGGCATAATCTACAGGCAGGAGCCTCTGGAGCAGAACGTCGGCCTCTGCTGGAGGTGCAAGACCCCGATAGAGATCCTCTCCGAAAGACAGTGGTTCGTGCGCATATATCCGGATGTGATAATCAAAACCGCAGACGAGATCGAGTGGGTGCCGGAGCACATGAAGCTCAGGCTGAAGAACTGGACTGGAACCATGGAGTGGGACTGGTGCATCTCAAGGCAGAGGGTCTTCGCAACGCCGATACCCGCCTGGTACTGCAAGAGGTGCGGGGAGGTCATGGTCGCCAAGGAGGAGTGGCTTCCGCTTGATCCCACGAAGACGCAGCCTCCGGTGAGCTGCAGCTGCGGATCGAACGAGTTCGAGCCCGAGGAGGACGTTCTCGACACCTGGATGGACAGCTCGATCTCAGCGCTCCATGTCACAGGCTGGCTGAGCCGAGAGGATCCAAGGTATCCGGCGCAGCTCCGGCCGCAGGGTCATGATATTATCAGGACGTGGGCATTCTACACAATCCTCCGCTCGATGGCGCTCGTCGGTGTAAAGCCCTGGGAGACGATACTGATCAACGGCATGGTCCTCGGCGAGGATGGCAGGAAGATGTCAAAGTCGCTGAACAACTTCGTCATCCCTGAGGAGGTCTTCGAGAAGAACGGAGCTGATGCTCTGAGGCAGTGGGCAGCCCTCGGAGGCTCACCTGGCTCAGACGTGATGTTCCAGTGGAAGGAGATCGTTGCCGCGAGCAGGTTCCAGCAGAAGCTCTGGTCGATCTACAGGTTTGCAGCCCCGTTCGCTTCTGATACAGATGCACCTTTCACGCAGATCGATCGCTGGCTTCTCGGCGAGCTGGGCATGCTTGTCTCAAAGGTGACAGATGCGATGGAGGCCTTCCAGTTCGACGAGGCGTTCAGGGCGATACGCGCCTTCACCTGGGAGGTGCTGGCCGACGATTACATAGAGATCGTGAAGTCCAGGCTGTACGGTCCGGACTCTGATGAGAGGAGGGCTGCACAGGCGACGCTCTACAGGGTGCTGGATGTCCTCTGCAGGCTCATGGCGCCGTTCATACCCTTCATCACGGAGGAGATATACACCTCGCTCACAGGAAAAAGCGTCCACACCCAGAGCTGGCCCTCCCTGGAGACGTACACATCCCCTGAGGGGGCTCTGATAAGAGAGATAGCAGCAGCCATAAGGCGATACAAGTCGGAGAGGGGCATGGCGCTGAATGCGCCGCTGTCGGGCATAGAGATATACACAGAGTTGGAGCTGGAGACGTTCGATCTGAGAGGGGTGGCGAACGCTCCGATACAACTCAGAAAGGGCCAGCCTGAGATCGAGAGCAGGGCGGTCGCTGTGAAGCCTGTTATGCGCTTCATAGGCCCGAGGTACAAGGATCAAGCTGGGAAGATCATAAAGAAGCTCACATCCATGGATCCGGCTGATGTGGAGAGGATGCTGGCATCAGGGCGTGTTGAAATCGAAGGAGCGGAGATCACACCTGAGATGGTGGAGATCGTCAGGGAGACGCTCTCAATGGGAGAGGCT